From the Candidatus Stygibacter australis genome, one window contains:
- a CDS encoding peptidylprolyl isomerase → MFEMMRRNAKPIFWVVAIIFIVGMAFMSGTGVFTSKTPFLAKIEGQKITYTDYKQMLQRAYGKYAEENPDTEIDDAVMDKINNDTFKQLKDEIIMNKAIKKYRIKVTDDDVIEKLNNPGDNVKQISGLQTDGKFDMDKYNDALMNDDQFGQYLEALYRNSIPYEKLYSRIKSEVVITMDDVKEDYINKNDKADAKIIFFDAKKIKSVEVTDDEITAYYEENKEDYKKDPARKYKYVKLSLEASDADKNRAKTRIDSIYAKVTTENFADMAIEYSEGPSGPNGGDLNWFGRGKMVKEFDEMVFKMAVGDISKPILTQFGWHIIHKRDIRKTEDGQDEVLASHILINVEPSQQTKDNLSVIAMDIYDLAEEVGLDSAASQMKYEAKETREFYADATYISGIGREESLVKFAFDKKVGTVAEPIKQTDDSYMIAEISYEVGEHYQDLEEVKSKIKRTLETSRKAEVVSAKADSFMTAYQPEEYLAKAEEEGWEIVDATEVTIDKSIPKIRKVDELNKAILDLVIDQHTDLIKDDNGAYIAFITSRTKPDMEKFETDKDSLLETLQETKETEHLNEWYQDMIQNAEVIDNRSVYDL, encoded by the coding sequence ATGTTTGAAATGATGCGGAGAAATGCTAAGCCTATCTTTTGGGTAGTTGCGATTATTTTTATAGTAGGAATGGCTTTTATGAGTGGTACAGGAGTATTTACCTCGAAGACGCCTTTCCTTGCCAAAATTGAAGGACAAAAGATCACTTATACTGATTATAAGCAGATGCTTCAGCGTGCTTATGGCAAATATGCAGAAGAGAATCCTGACACGGAAATCGATGATGCAGTAATGGATAAGATCAATAATGACACCTTTAAGCAATTAAAGGATGAGATCATTATGAACAAAGCGATCAAGAAGTATCGCATTAAGGTTACTGATGATGATGTAATTGAAAAATTAAATAATCCAGGTGATAATGTAAAACAAATTTCTGGTTTACAAACTGATGGTAAGTTTGATATGGACAAGTATAATGACGCCTTGATGAATGATGATCAGTTTGGTCAATACCTTGAAGCGTTATATCGTAATTCAATACCTTATGAGAAACTTTACAGCAGGATAAAGAGTGAAGTTGTGATCACTATGGACGACGTAAAGGAAGATTATATCAATAAAAATGATAAAGCTGATGCTAAGATCATCTTTTTTGATGCCAAAAAAATCAAAAGTGTGGAAGTTACTGACGATGAAATTACCGCATATTATGAAGAAAACAAAGAAGATTATAAAAAAGATCCTGCCAGAAAGTACAAATATGTGAAACTGTCACTGGAAGCATCTGATGCTGATAAAAACAGGGCAAAAACAAGAATAGATTCAATCTATGCCAAAGTAACTACCGAGAATTTTGCTGATATGGCAATTGAATATTCTGAAGGTCCTTCTGGACCAAACGGTGGAGATCTTAACTGGTTTGGTAGAGGCAAAATGGTCAAAGAATTTGATGAAATGGTTTTCAAAATGGCTGTTGGCGATATTTCAAAACCAATTTTAACTCAATTCGGATGGCATATTATCCATAAGCGCGATATACGCAAAACTGAAGACGGACAGGATGAAGTGCTTGCAAGTCACATCTTGATCAATGTAGAACCCAGCCAGCAGACCAAAGACAATCTGAGTGTAATTGCCATGGATATCTATGATCTTGCTGAGGAAGTGGGACTTGATTCTGCTGCCAGCCAGATGAAATATGAAGCAAAAGAGACCAGAGAGTTTTATGCAGATGCCACTTATATTTCTGGAATAGGCAGAGAAGAAAGCCTGGTGAAATTTGCTTTTGATAAAAAAGTGGGAACAGTAGCAGAACCCATTAAGCAAACAGATGACAGCTATATGATCGCAGAAATTTCTTATGAAGTTGGTGAACATTATCAGGATCTGGAAGAAGTAAAGTCCAAGATTAAAAGAACCCTGGAAACCAGTAGGAAAGCCGAAGTTGTATCAGCAAAAGCAGATTCATTCATGACAGCTTATCAACCGGAAGAATACCTTGCTAAAGCAGAGGAAGAAGGCTGGGAAATCGTGGATGCTACAGAAGTGACCATTGATAAAAGTATTCCTAAGATTCGGAAAGTAGATGAACTTAATAAAGCGATTCTTGATCTGGTTATAGACCAGCATACCGACTTGATCAAGGATGATAATGGTGCTTATATTGCTTTCATAACTTCTCGCACAAAACCTGATATGGAGAAATTTGAAACTGATAAAGATTCACTGCTGGAAACATTGCAGGAAACCAAGGAAACTGAACATCTCAATGAGTGGTATCAGGATATGATCCAGAATGCAGAAGTGATTGATAA